TTTGAGCTTCTAAATGTTGGAGGATGAAAGTCCAGACTAATTtaggaatgatcataggtttataatcaaataatactctctccattagaatgaggccttttaggaAGCCTAAAGCATAGCTATGAgaacttatgttcaaagtggacaatatcataccactgtggtgagtcgtgttcatctaacactaAATATTTCTCTATATCAGTTTAAACTGCATTTTATAAAGTAAAACGTTTCATcaagtaaattaattattcaatttttttttatataatttatatataatggaAGTTAACATTATTAATCCAAACAATTACCCCCTATATCATgatgttttcatatttatcctcttttaaaaaaaaatattaattaagaaaaataaatgtcaaCTCAACCAAgtaatcaaaatttgaaacaaaatgtaGATAACCTTTACATCAAATATGTTTGGGCCTAGTGGGCTTGGGAAAGCCCAATCCCGAATTGAGCCCATCCACCAATCTTTCCTATTCTCTCCTcaaattatttctattttccttcccatttaatactaaaagtacttttatattcatattttataggTTTATTTAACACACAATTaaagttgaattttaaaatttaaaatatatatatatatggaaagGAGAGATTAAAGGCCCGTGAAAGGACATAATGATTAGAAGGCAAAAGGAAAAGTAGCAATAATAAGGAAAGCAAGAAGGTTTGAATGGTTTGAACCAAAAATGTAAGAAGAGAAACACTCAAATCATCACACcatccatcatcatcatcatgccaCCCTGCAACCATCTTCTTCACCCATTCTCTTCTTTCCTCAATTCATCATCATTCATCCTACTCCGTCTAAACCTAATTTTTGTCCCCTTCTTACGTGACGACTCGGGTTATGTAGTCCCCCTTGCCACCGAGTAGCTCCAAGTTGAACGTATATactgttagaaatcacgactctccacaatggtacgatattatccactttgagcataacctcTCATACCTTTGCTTTGAGTTTCCCCAAAAAATCTCatgtattcctcacttataaactcattatcttccactaaattaaccaatgtggaactcaATCCCAATAACCCTCAACAAATACCACTGGACATACTTCGCATTCAATCGGTAATAATACTATTAGTATTTGAATCATTAACATTTAGCAAACAACATATTTTGATACACGAAATGAGGATTATGCTCGAtctaataatcattttttctttttcctctttgaagagagggagagagagaaaaaatgataGAATCTCGAGCGGCTAGAATTTATGGAACAAAGATTAAATACGAATTAGATACCGATTCGTTCCCACGagcaaaaaaccaaaattcttTTTGAGCATCAAGAAATTCTTTGTccccttcctcttcctcctcctcctcttgtAGAGGAGGGAGGTTGGTAGCTTTCAATATTCAGATTCCGCACGTGCCCTTGCACGTGCTCCGACAAAACACTCATGTATTCCTTTCCTTACAATTTCAATTTGAATGGGAATTTTGTTgggaataattataatttgttcatatatggatcaaataaaatttctatttttttttccaaaatttcaataatacatttaaacttttttaaaaatatttttctaagtttaagaaaaaaaaaataaaaaaataattttgatcgaaacaattaaaaatactcttttaattttaataaatattttaaaatttaaaatttcattaatgtccttaaactttttaaaaacttcattaaaaaaaaatattactgccacattaaaaaaaatattaaaaaactaacgttacaaaatttggagataattattatttttttaattttttaattttatatttaaaatttcacgagtatttcatttatacatttttttttcttgtaaataaagtataaagttggagtaatttaattaatttaattatgaaaaaaaaaataaaaataataagaaaaaggtGGAATTGGGCCGAAAATAGATGGGAGGCCCAACGGGGTAATGATAAAGGATTAAAAATGATGGGAGCGTGAATTGCAAAATTTAGGCATTTTAAAAGAGACCAAAGCGTGCACCAAAGACTCTGAGTGGCCGTTAATGATCCTCCCCCCATGGACTTTCCCCACTTTTCCCATCAGCGCGTGTATCTCACGCGCTTCTCTACAAAATAATttccctaaattaaataataataataataataataatatataaaaaaatgacgTGGAGGGGTGGAGATGGAGAAGTTAAACTAAAAGCCACTTTCTTGTCCCCCAAATGCATCATATTGCTTTTCCTTTGCTTCTTCTCTGTCCCCTCCTCCCCTTTTACACCTCACCCCCCCTCCCTTCCCTCCTTTCCAATCCAATATCATTTCATCTATATTTTCCTACAATTCCTAAAATACCCCTCCCCTACTCGTCCCCGACccatcacatttttttttatatatctcTACAGCGGTATGATACTGTTCGGGTTATCTTGTATAGTCGGttgtgtgagattccacattgattggagaagggaacgaaatatttattgtaagagtgtgaaaatctctccctagcatacgtgttttaaaaccgcgaggctgacgacaatatgtaatgggccTAAGTGAacagtatctactagcgatgaggttggactgttacaatTGATATAAGAGTCCAACAgtggacggtgtgccagcgatgacgctgggcctccaagtgagtagattgtgagatcccacatcgattgaaaagaaaaatgctcagtgcattccttgtaagaatgtggaaatctgtccctagtagacatgttttaaaactgtgaggctgacgacaatatgtaatgggccTAAGTGAacagtatctactagcgatgaggttgggctgttacaattgaTATAAGAGTCCAACAatggacggtgtgccagcgatgaCACTAGGCCTCCAAgtgagtagattgtgagatcccacatcgattgaaacGGAAAATGCTCAGTGCATTCCTTGCAAGAATGTGGAAATCTGTCCCTAgtagatatgttttaaaactgtgaggctgacgacaatatgtaCTGGGCCGAAGTGGATAGTATCTACTAACGATaagtttgagctgttacaaatggtattacaAGTGTTAttcgaaacattccttataagggtgtttaGAAATAGTTCTAAAACCGTGACgctgacaatacgtaacgggtcaaagcagataatataTACGAGTGATGGACTTGATGTTGATATATTTTGgttatagtttatttttttattttttaatttggtgaATTTGGATAAATCAtacctatttttattatatttatgtagCTACTCGAGTACATACAGACTCtataaatagtaataataataataataattaaaaaaaagtcaatttcCATATATGCCCTTTGGAGGAACAAGTGGGCCCACATCATGTGAAAGTATCTGGGTTGGAATCCATCCTACCAAGTCATGCATGGTGCATGTCAACTTGGAATTGGTGGAATCATCGGGAAAGGGGCATTTCGGGTATTGTACAAATTTCATACCAGGAAAGATGCTCATTATGTCCCCTGGGGACGAAAAGTAGAGGATCTTattctattatatataataaataataataataataaggccaaattaaaaaataaaataaaataaaatagttttaataatattcttaaaacattttgtattatatttcaaaatttaattttttttaataataccgTTAAAGATTCATAAATTACTTTGTTGTTAACTTTTGATGGGCATATAAGGGGTGGTAGGGGCAGAATCGTCCAGTGGAAGAAACATGCTTGGATCAAGAGGAGGTGAAGGAATCGGACGGTCAAAAAAGCAAGAGAGGCTTGATTATCGGGGTTATCTGGAAGAAAGAAACGACAATGGAGGGCTGTGATCTGAAGATGTCGTAGTTAGTGATTGATTGATTGGCATTGAAATGACAAGTTTACCACTGTGGGCAAGATTGGTATTGTCCATTTGTTTGGCATATTCCACAGTACGTTTCCATGTGCCCACAGTGCCGCTTTTGGCTTTTCCTAACACGGCGCCGTTTTCCCCCacattttccatttcattaattttattaaaaaaaattaataatcaaaagtttaaaaaggataaaataaaaatgactgTAATAACCCTTTACTACAAGGGCGTTTTCTGTAATTTCacgtaaaattaaaaagtactCGAAAATCggaaaaaattaagaaaattccACTCCCATTAATTAGGATTGGATACGAAAATCCATGCCATCGCTACGACGTCGTATATATgcaacaaaaggaaaaattgacgGCTTCGATTAATATTCGCGGAGAATCTGAGCCGTTGGTAATCGGTTTCCTGGAAATTCTTGGGCGAGACagagtattattattaaaatgggcaaagatataatataatataatattttggttagacattttttttcttctaaaaataacttttttttagactcttaaaaaataagtctaaatatagaaattaatttaatattttaaaataaataattaaatattttaaaaattaaaaagatccaataaatgatataaaccattcaaaataatccaatttaaaaaatttatgatttggtttcattcattatttagaattattattagaatttaaaagcacaatatatatatatatatatatatatatttatttatttatttaaaaaagaaaaaagagaaatagaaaaaggagaataattttatagtgaggattttgtaattttgtaattCGTGAGTGTGTTTTAAAAGTGGACATCGAAAGgctttttgtttagttttctctctctctttctctcgaTACCCTTCAGCTTCTCTCTGTTgctaccatttttttttttcattgatcTGCAGATTTATTCAGGTATAATCCTTTCATTTTGCgctttgtttctgtttcttgcTGCATTTCTAATTTGTTTGAGCTTTGTTCGTCCTGATTCTGTTTTCTTACCCAATTTCCTCTTCATTCTTCGATTCTTGCTTGTGTTCATCTTACTTTTCTTGTGTTGTTTATTCCTATTTGTATCTTCTTTGAGCTTAGGGAGtttttgaatgaatgaatcaatGAATGGATGAATCTTCTAGTTTGCCAGCTGAGAAAATTCGAGAAGCTGGAGGtaatttgtttatgaactTGCATTGTTTTGCGGCGTTGTTTTGACTTGCTCCattgaatcttcttcttcttacctTTTTCACTTTGCTTTTATCTGAAGAATTTTNttttttttttttctttttctttttctttttcctttctggagttctattttaatttgttgtgtgtgtgtgtgggtgTTTTCAGTGGCTCCCTAATTCTTTTCAGTTATGCAAATAATTCAGGTTTTTGCAGTTTGATTTGAGTCTCAAATGTTGTTATTTGTGAAGTTCTGATACGTTTCAGTGTACTGAGCGCAATGCTTTGTAGACTGTTCTTTTCTAGTTATTCTGGAGAAGTATCTTTGGGTtaatgaagatgaaaaattccatttttctccCCTCTTTCTCGCGTTGTTTTTCCTTGTGGGTGCAATCTTCTTGGACGGATGGAAGAAAGTAATTGATGAACTTGTAGATACTTAGGATGGCTTTAGTGCCTTATAGTGTAGTAAGCTGGATGAATTACAAAGTAGACAGAACAGAAGGGTGTATGCAGTCTGGCTCTCTGATGGAAATTGGAAAATTCATAGTGTTCTGTTTTATGCAGGTATAAGATCGGGGTGTTTTCTTTCTGGAATTTTGATGTCTCCACCACTACTTAATGTTGAGGAGGGGGAGGAAAGTCGCAGCAATGTCACTCTGTTGGCTTCCCCGAGCTCTATGGAGAGTGTCAGTCAAAACAATTTGGGATTTGAAGAGCGTAATTACATGGGATtatctgtttcttcttcagaGGAAAGCTGTATGACTGCCACAAAGCCTAATGGGAACAATCACTTGCTGAATCTCAAGGCTACGGAATTGAGGCTAGGCATTCCTGGATCTGAATCCCCCGAGAGAGATCCAGATATCAGCTTTCGTAGTTCTTCTCAACTTGATGAAAAAACACTATTTCCTTTGCACCCATCAGGTGATGGTCGCTACTCTTCACCACATAAGGCTGTGGTCTCAGGCAACAAAAGGGGGTTTTCAGATGCTATGAACGAATTCTCAGAGGTGAAATTGcctatgttttgttttgtttttatttttggacaGACTTGCAGTAGTATTCAGTGTCTGGTCTCGAGTCTCGACTCTGAAGCCATTTAAATCTGGTGCAGGGAAAATATAACGCTAACATAGGCTTGAAAGCTGGTTCTTTGCTAGAGAACCTTGGAAGTGAAATGGGGAAATTGAAAGAGGCAACTACACAAAAGGCTGTACAAGAGAGGTCTCTAGAAAATAGTGAAACTAGGCCATCTCAAAGCGAGGCTGCAAATAACAACACCAGCGCACCTGTTTCTAAGTAAGTTAAAGCGGGAGTGTTGGCGACAAGTTTTCCCTCAACTCAGAGAAATGGTATCTTATCTGCTGCATTTTCAGGGCA
The nucleotide sequence above comes from Cucurbita pepo subsp. pepo cultivar mu-cu-16 chromosome LG11, ASM280686v2, whole genome shotgun sequence. Encoded proteins:
- the LOC111805370 gene encoding auxin-responsive protein IAA8-like isoform X1 gives rise to the protein MDESSSLPAEKIREAGGIRSGCFLSGILMSPPLLNVEEGEESRSNVTLLASPSSMESVSQNNLGFEERNYMGLSVSSSEESCMTATKPNGNNHLLNLKATELRLGIPGSESPERDPDISFRSSSQLDEKTLFPLHPSGDGRYSSPHKAVVSGNKRGFSDAMNEFSEGKYNANIGLKAGSLLENLGSEMGKLKEATTQKAVQERSLENSETRPSQSEAANNNTSAPVSKAQVVGWPPIRSFRKNTLATTSKNNDEVDGKAIPGALFVKVSMDGAPYLRKVDLRNYSAYQKLSSALEKMFSCFTIGQYGAHGALGMEKMSESKLKDLLHGSEYVLTYEDKDGDWMLVGDVPWEMFIDSCKRLRIMKSSDAIGLAPRAVEKCRNRN
- the LOC111805370 gene encoding auxin-responsive protein IAA8-like isoform X2, which produces MSPPLLNVEEGEESRSNVTLLASPSSMESVSQNNLGFEERNYMGLSVSSSEESCMTATKPNGNNHLLNLKATELRLGIPGSESPERDPDISFRSSSQLDEKTLFPLHPSGDGRYSSPHKAVVSGNKRGFSDAMNEFSEGKYNANIGLKAGSLLENLGSEMGKLKEATTQKAVQERSLENSETRPSQSEAANNNTSAPVSKAQVVGWPPIRSFRKNTLATTSKNNDEVDGKAIPGALFVKVSMDGAPYLRKVDLRNYSAYQKLSSALEKMFSCFTIGQYGAHGALGMEKMSESKLKDLLHGSEYVLTYEDKDGDWMLVGDVPWEMFIDSCKRLRIMKSSDAIGLAPRAVEKCRNRN